Below is a genomic region from Pedobacter cryoconitis.
ACTATAAAGATGAAGCGACAGGTACAATGACTGAAAATGCAGATGGGAGCGGTCAGTTTACAGAAGTTATTTTACGGCCAATAGTGCTGATTATTGATGAAGCAAAACATGAAAAAGCAATTAGTTTGCATGCAGAAGCACGTAAGCTATGTTTTATTGCCAATTCTTGTAACTTTCCAATCAAGCATTTGCCTGAATGTATTGTAGAACCTAAACGTTAATCCCCTAATGAAATTAAAACTGATTCTTCTTGCGTTGTTCTCTGCAAACCAATTGTATGCTCAGGACACAGTGATTATACGTAAAATCTACGATGAAGCCCTGGTGAATAGTAAATGTTATGAAAACCTTCGTTATCTCTGTAAAGATATTGGTCCTCGTTTGAGTGGATCTGATAATGCTCAAAAAGCTGTAGTATGGAGCAAAAAACTAATGGAAGGTTATGGCTTTGATAAAGTATATCTGCAAGAAGTCATGGTACCGCATTGGGTAAGAGGAGCGAAGGAGACTGCTTATATCATTGATGGCAAAAATCGTATTCCTGTACCAATTGCTGCACTGGGTATGAGTGTCTCAACGCCAAAAAATGGGCTTACTGCCAATATTATTGAAGTACAAAGCCTCAAAGAAGTTGAAGAACTTGGTGAAAGTAAGATAAAAGGTAAGATCGTTTTCTTTAACCGTCCTTTTGATCCAAAGTTTATCAGTACAGGCGAAGCTTATGGCAGATCAGGCGACCAGCGGTTTATGGGGCCGTCAATTGCTGCTAAATATGGTGCTGTTGGGGTGATAGTTCGTTCACTGACTGAGAGTCTTGATGATTATCCGCATACCGGTGCCACACGTTTTGATAAAGACGGTAAAAATATTCCTGCTGCTGCTATATCAACCAAAGCGGCCAATAAATTGAGCACCATGCTGAAAATGCGGAAGCTGCCTGTCGTTAAATTCTATTTTAAACAAGACTGTCAGCTCCTTGCCGATGTATTATCC
It encodes:
- a CDS encoding M20/M25/M40 family metallo-hydrolase, giving the protein MKLKLILLALFSANQLYAQDTVIIRKIYDEALVNSKCYENLRYLCKDIGPRLSGSDNAQKAVVWSKKLMEGYGFDKVYLQEVMVPHWVRGAKETAYIIDGKNRIPVPIAALGMSVSTPKNGLTANIIEVQSLKEVEELGESKIKGKIVFFNRPFDPKFISTGEAYGRSGDQRFMGPSIAAKYGAVGVIVRSLTESLDDYPHTGATRFDKDGKNIPAAAISTKAANKLSTMLKMRKLPVVKFYFKQDCQLLADVLSYNVIGELTGTEHPNKFITVGGHLDSWDLAEGAHDDGTGVLQSAEVLRIFKALNYRPKNSIRAVFFMNEENGHNGGTKYAELAAKNKEEHIAAIETDEGGFTPRGFSFEDVSNDFIKKINKQWKPIFEPYEADRLTIGQSGTDIGPLKEKVPGVVLIGFRPDSQRYFDIHHSSNDVFENVNKRELELGAASMASLIYLIDQHGL